The Brevinematales bacterium genome has a segment encoding these proteins:
- the queF gene encoding preQ(1) synthase, translated as MISNPDRYKSRRFDIYGVDKIDVDILETFEYEYQGKPIEIIITTNEFTSVCPWSGLPDFATLTIKYIPDKKCVELKSLKYYLHSYRNVGIFYEHVVNRILDDLVKLVEPLKMEIEAKFTIRGGLQTTVRAEYKR; from the coding sequence ATGATTAGTAATCCTGATAGATACAAAAGTAGGAGATTTGATATATATGGGGTTGATAAGATAGATGTTGATATTCTTGAGACGTTTGAATATGAGTATCAAGGTAAACCTATAGAGATTATCATAACTACTAATGAATTTACATCGGTTTGTCCTTGGAGTGGATTACCTGATTTTGCCACTCTAACAATAAAGTATATTCCTGACAAGAAATGTGTGGAATTAAAGTCTTTAAAATACTATTTACATTCTTACAGGAATGTTGGTATATTCTATGAACATGTAGTTAATAGGATACTTGACGATTTGGTTAAACTTGTTGAGCCTTTGAAAATGGAGATAGAGGCTAAATTTACTATAAGGGGTGGATTACAAACAACCGTTAGAGCTGAGTATAAGAGGTAG
- a CDS encoding Gfo/Idh/MocA family oxidoreductase, whose protein sequence is MSKVSVAVIGVGHMGRYHVNALASMDDVNLVGVCDINEKQGYEIADRYKTKYFRDVRDLFGRVDAVVVAVPTFLHYYIASEFIKRGVHVLVEKPITRSINYAKKLIDLSSKYNVVLQVGHIERYNGAVQELRNIVTKPLLIEARRMGPKNTRIRDVGVVLDLMVHDLDIVLNVIGKGNKDIIYIGASGIKVYSDYEDVANATIVFSDETIANITASRVTENKRRILQISQEGSFIEIDYSTQDITIYRQASSDYILNKDEIKYVQEAFIEKVFVKKEDALKRELRHFINCVLGKEKPMFSNELDLKTHTVAKKIMDIIYSQWRANFSKYPHYHEII, encoded by the coding sequence ATGAGTAAGGTTAGTGTTGCTGTTATAGGTGTAGGACATATGGGAAGGTATCATGTGAATGCTCTTGCTTCGATGGATGACGTTAATCTTGTTGGGGTTTGTGATATTAATGAGAAGCAAGGTTATGAGATTGCAGATAGATATAAGACTAAATATTTTAGAGATGTTAGAGACCTTTTTGGTAGAGTTGATGCAGTGGTAGTTGCTGTACCTACGTTTTTACATTACTATATTGCTTCTGAATTCATAAAGAGAGGGGTTCATGTACTTGTTGAAAAACCTATAACTAGAAGTATTAATTATGCCAAGAAGTTAATAGATCTTTCGTCAAAGTATAACGTTGTATTACAAGTAGGTCATATAGAGCGTTATAATGGGGCAGTTCAAGAGCTTAGGAATATAGTAACAAAACCATTACTTATAGAAGCAAGAAGAATGGGACCAAAGAATACTAGAATAAGAGATGTTGGTGTAGTTCTTGATCTTATGGTTCATGACTTAGATATTGTATTGAATGTAATAGGTAAGGGTAATAAGGATATTATATACATTGGTGCTTCTGGAATAAAAGTTTACTCTGATTATGAAGATGTTGCAAATGCTACAATAGTATTTTCTGATGAGACTATAGCAAATATTACTGCTAGTAGGGTAACGGAGAATAAAAGGAGAATCCTTCAGATATCTCAAGAAGGGTCATTTATTGAGATTGATTACTCTACTCAGGATATAACAATATATAGACAAGCGTCTTCAGATTATATACTGAATAAGGATGAAATAAAGTATGTTCAAGAAGCATTCATAGAGAAAGTTTTTGTTAAAAAAGAAGATGCTCTTAAAAGGGAGTTGAGACATTTTATAAATTGTGTTTTGGGTAAGGAAAAACCAATGTTTAGTAATGAATTGGATCTTAAGACTCACACGGTAGCAAAGAAGATTATGGATATCATATATAGCCAGTGGAGAGCAAACTTTTCAAAATATCCTCACTATCATGAAATTATTTGA
- the tsaE gene encoding tRNA (adenosine(37)-N6)-threonylcarbamoyltransferase complex ATPase subunit type 1 TsaE, protein MKLFETITKSEEDTKKVAFEFASITKKGDIVVLSGDLGSGKTTFVKGFCLYFNISEEDVSSPSFTLLNVYEGRVRIYHLDLYRIENINFVDYETFLDYLKDEKAIKLIEWNKINIDLEFDLFVIEIEHISEKERKITIKKG, encoded by the coding sequence ATGAAATTATTTGAAACAATAACAAAATCTGAAGAAGACACGAAAAAAGTTGCTTTTGAATTTGCCAGTATTACCAAAAAAGGAGATATTGTTGTTCTTTCTGGTGATTTAGGTAGTGGTAAAACTACTTTTGTTAAAGGTTTTTGTTTGTATTTCAACATTAGTGAAGAAGATGTTTCAAGTCCATCGTTCACTTTGTTAAACGTTTATGAAGGTAGAGTTAGGATATATCATTTAGATCTATATAGGATTGAGAATATTAATTTTGTAGATTATGAAACATTTCTTGACTATCTGAAGGATGAGAAAGCAATAAAACTCATTGAATGGAATAAGATTAACATTGATTTAGAATTTGATTTATTTGTTATTGAAATAGAGCACATAAGCGAGAAGGAAAGGAAAATTACAATAAAAAAGGGGTAA
- a CDS encoding thermonuclease family protein: MKKISLFIFLVLFLFLFTPLILYGVRLEGVVVDVEDGDTITIRTKDGKYYDIRLLGIDAPETKRNAKFKRDTTKVEVAGEYNVFIRIPPNSLIRLGNEAKYELRRLILNKTVLVDIEDVDRYKRNLGWVWYDNMLVNEYMVRNGLARPYMLKKRSAYYYRILNAEDKAKREKLGIYAY; this comes from the coding sequence ATGAAGAAGATAAGTTTATTTATCTTTTTAGTTTTATTTTTATTTTTATTTACACCATTGATCTTGTATGGAGTTAGATTAGAAGGGGTAGTGGTTGATGTTGAAGATGGGGATACTATAACAATAAGAACGAAAGATGGTAAATACTACGATATAAGACTATTAGGTATAGATGCTCCTGAGACTAAGAGGAATGCTAAGTTTAAGAGAGATACTACGAAAGTTGAAGTTGCTGGAGAGTATAATGTATTCATAAGAATTCCACCTAACTCATTAATTAGACTCGGGAATGAAGCTAAATATGAGCTTAGAAGATTAATACTGAACAAAACTGTATTGGTTGATATAGAAGATGTTGATAGATATAAAAGGAATCTAGGATGGGTATGGTATGATAATATGTTAGTTAATGAATATATGGTTAGAAATGGTTTAGCAAGACCTTATATGTTAAAAAAGAGAAGTGCATATTACTACAGAATACTGAATGCAGAAGATAAGGCAAAGAGAGAGAAATTAGGCATATATGCTTACTGA
- the rodA gene encoding rod shape-determining protein RodA, with product MNRLPFDRIITFTVLSLIIIGLVNLYSASYYFDKSIFLKQAIWVIIGFTIMITLFFTKYETMINSSLIIYVFFTLLTILTIFIGREIRGTKSWLNILGMGIQPSEFLKVGVLLLATKYLTIEGVDPKKFSTFVIVSLIFLGPVGIIMLQPDLGMAISYFLLFIIFSLLAGLNHRYLLMLIFIGFSLGFFPFFNAYVDFLQKSNIIQNLSKTLKVLISKEFAYALLASSIFIFVTSFIISRFAKDRVRMIFGILILIFSLGFLAGNIAYNKLKPYQKNRLMVFFSPEIDRLGAGYNVIQSEIAVGSGGLFGKGFMKGSQNKLNILPERHTDFIFAVLAEEWGLVGSIIVLILFLILFFRLLWLISNSENQKTYLLLSGTTSIIFVNFTINMLMVLGLAPVTGLPLPFMSYGGSSIITNLALIGIVNNIYRERFILY from the coding sequence ATGAACAGACTACCATTTGATAGAATTATAACATTTACTGTTTTATCACTCATAATCATAGGTCTTGTAAATCTATATAGCGCCAGTTACTACTTCGACAAATCTATATTTCTAAAGCAAGCAATATGGGTAATAATAGGATTTACCATAATGATAACATTATTCTTCACGAAGTATGAAACTATGATAAACTCTTCGTTGATAATCTATGTATTTTTCACACTTCTGACCATACTAACAATCTTTATAGGAAGAGAAATAAGAGGAACTAAAAGCTGGTTAAATATACTCGGAATGGGAATACAACCTTCAGAATTTTTAAAAGTCGGGGTGCTACTTCTAGCCACTAAATACCTAACAATCGAAGGTGTCGATCCAAAAAAATTTTCAACTTTTGTTATAGTTTCTTTGATATTCTTAGGTCCCGTTGGAATAATAATGCTACAACCAGATCTAGGAATGGCTATATCATATTTTCTGCTATTCATAATATTCTCATTGTTAGCAGGCCTAAATCATAGGTATTTACTCATGCTGATATTTATAGGATTTTCACTAGGATTTTTCCCCTTTTTCAATGCCTATGTTGATTTTCTACAAAAGTCCAACATAATACAAAACTTATCAAAAACACTAAAAGTACTAATATCAAAAGAATTTGCTTACGCTTTATTAGCATCATCAATCTTCATATTTGTAACTTCCTTTATAATATCAAGATTCGCAAAAGATAGAGTTAGAATGATATTTGGTATTCTAATATTAATATTTTCACTAGGTTTTTTAGCAGGCAATATTGCATATAATAAACTTAAACCATATCAAAAAAACAGATTAATGGTATTCTTTAGTCCCGAAATAGATAGACTTGGAGCAGGATATAACGTAATCCAATCAGAAATAGCAGTAGGTTCGGGAGGATTATTCGGAAAAGGATTTATGAAAGGATCTCAAAATAAATTGAATATACTACCAGAAAGACACACTGACTTCATATTTGCCGTACTCGCAGAGGAATGGGGATTAGTAGGAAGCATTATTGTCTTAATACTCTTCCTAATATTATTCTTTAGATTACTTTGGCTTATAAGTAACTCAGAAAACCAAAAAACATATCTATTACTAAGTGGTACAACATCAATAATATTTGTAAACTTCACTATAAACATGCTCATGGTTCTAGGTCTAGCACCCGTAACAGGATTACCACTACCGTTTATGTCCTATGGAGGATCATCTATAATAACCAATCTAGCACTTATAGGTATAGTTAATAACATCTACAGAGAAAGATTTATACTATACTAG
- a CDS encoding PilZ domain-containing protein — protein MPQKVITDYGEIISIFKICKLYTLKLNIVYDNNKLNGTISNISEYIMTLETDFEIPSSVKSVDISFELNKEPYHFKSEVVKISGKELSILIPSQVEIWIPRKYERSLCYGKVFCNINVIRDISQELRTKIQSMPPRLATIFNELSKDTPQIPLIIKMVNTELKGISNIGELFLHKQGENLPLPVIIISKYKKSLLIEDTQDPKSYYKKYFGDDIIPFTKFMEDLNWNSSKIEEEIKKFIIFFQKNNIKSICYVPIFLFENTVGHIRVASLLDKVSKSLTIRDVFYIRSLGDIVSEALAKYKLFSLAQNSEYPLPVHDISIGGIKVEIEQYLSKFLEAGTKVKLNIKFNNGKSISVKGKVLRIDAQEEKLFLAVEFENLDKSDEVIISDFIKKNKE, from the coding sequence ATGCCTCAGAAAGTTATAACAGATTATGGAGAGATAATATCGATCTTTAAAATATGCAAGTTATACACATTAAAGCTAAATATAGTGTACGATAACAACAAACTCAATGGAACGATAAGTAATATATCAGAATATATAATGACTCTAGAAACTGATTTTGAGATACCGTCATCAGTTAAATCTGTTGATATATCTTTCGAGTTGAACAAGGAACCATATCATTTTAAGTCTGAAGTTGTCAAAATATCAGGCAAAGAACTATCAATACTCATACCATCACAAGTTGAAATATGGATACCAAGAAAATACGAGAGAAGCCTTTGCTACGGCAAAGTGTTTTGTAACATAAATGTTATAAGGGATATCTCACAAGAACTAAGAACAAAAATACAATCAATGCCACCTAGACTTGCAACTATATTCAATGAACTATCAAAAGATACACCACAAATACCACTTATAATAAAAATGGTAAACACCGAGCTAAAAGGAATATCAAACATAGGTGAATTATTTTTACACAAACAAGGAGAAAACCTGCCTTTGCCTGTTATAATAATATCAAAATACAAAAAATCTCTACTTATTGAAGACACCCAAGATCCTAAATCTTACTATAAAAAGTACTTTGGAGATGATATAATACCTTTCACGAAATTTATGGAGGATCTTAATTGGAACAGTAGTAAGATAGAAGAAGAAATAAAAAAGTTTATCATATTTTTCCAAAAAAATAACATAAAAAGTATATGTTATGTACCAATATTCCTATTTGAGAATACTGTAGGACATATAAGAGTAGCAAGCTTACTTGACAAGGTAAGTAAATCTTTAACAATAAGAGATGTATTTTACATAAGATCATTGGGAGATATAGTATCAGAAGCATTAGCAAAGTACAAACTATTTTCACTAGCTCAAAATTCAGAATATCCACTTCCTGTTCATGATATAAGTATAGGAGGAATAAAAGTAGAAATAGAGCAGTATCTATCCAAGTTTCTTGAAGCAGGTACTAAAGTTAAGCTAAATATAAAGTTTAACAACGGTAAATCAATATCAGTAAAAGGCAAAGTACTGAGAATAGATGCCCAAGAAGAAAAACTTTTCTTAGCAGTTGAATTTGAGAATCTTGACAAATCAGACGAAGTTATAATATCAGACTTCATTAAGAAAAATAAGGAGTAA